The genomic segment CCCGCACGGCCGGTGGCCGGAAAGTGTCGGTGCCGGTGGCTACCGTGTTGCGGTGCGCGCGGCCAGGCTGATCTCGTTGTTGCTGCTGGTGCAGTCCCGCGGTCGGATGACCGCGCCGCGACTCGCCGCCGAGCTGGGCGTCTCCGAGCGCACCGTCTATCGCGACGTGCGGGCGCTGTCCGAGTCCGGCGTGCCGATCTACGCCGAGCAGGGCGGCCGCGGTGGATATGCGCTGGTCGACGGCTACCGCACCCGGCTGACCGGGCTGACCCGGGAGGAGGCGGAGGCGCTGTTCCTGTCCGGCGCGCCGGCTCCGGCACAGGCGCTCGGGCTGTCCGACGCCCTGTCCGCGGCCCGGTTGAAGGTGCTGGCGGCGCTGCCGGCGGAGCTGTCCGACGTGTCGAGCCGGGTCGGTGCGCGGTTCTTCGTGGACGCGCCCGGCTGGTTCCAGCCGGTGCGGGCGACGCCGGAGCTGTCCGCGGTGGCCGACGCGGTCTGGGCCGACCGGCTGCTCGCGGTGCGCTACCGGCGCCGGGACAAGACGGTCCGGCGGGTGCTGGAGCCGTACGGGCTGGTGCTCAAGCAGTCCGTGTGGTACCTGGCGGCCCGGGTCGACGGGGCGCTGCGGATCTACCGGGTGGACCGGTTCGAGGAGGTGACCGAGACCGGCGCCGGTTTCGTCCGCGACTCGGAGTTCGACCTGGCCGCGAGCTGGGCGCAGCGCTCGGCCGAGTTCGAGCGGCAGATGCTGGCCGAGACCGCGGTGATCCGGCTGACCCCGGCCGGGGCCCGCGGGTTGCGGCACGCGGTCGGTGCGCTGGCCGCCGACGAGGCGCTGGCCACCGCCGAGCCGGGGCCGGACGACACCCTCACCGCCCGGCTGCCGATCGAGAGCGTGGCGATCGCCCACCACGAGCTGCTGCGGCTCGGCGCCGAGGTGGAGGTGCTGTCGCCGGCCCCGCTGCGGGACCGGTTCGCCGAGACGGCGCGAATGCTCGCCAAACGGTACGGGCTGGACGCGGTAGCCTCCGGCTCATGCGCCTGACGGGCATGACCTACAACCTGAAGAACCCGGTGGACACCGACGCGCGGGCCTGGCCGGCGCGCCGGCCGCTGCTGGCCGAGCAGGTGCGGCGCGCCGGCGCCGACGTCATCGGCACCCAGGAGGGCCACTACCAGCAGCTGCGCGAGATCGCCGCCGACTCCGGCCGGTACCGGATCGTCGGCGCCGGCCGGGAGAGCGGTGGCCGCGGCGAGTGGACCGCGGTGCTGTACGACCCGGCCGTGCTGACGCCGGTCGACGCCCAGCACTTCTGGCTGTCGGACACCCCGGAGCAGGCCGGTTCGCGCAGCCCGAGCTGGGGCAACACGGTGATCCGGATGGCCAGCCTGGTGCGCTTCCGCCGGTCCGACGGCGGCGAGCTGCACTGGCTCGACACCCACCTGGACCACAAGTCGGCGACGGCCCGGGAGCGCGGCGCGGCGCTGATCGCCGAGCGGCTCGGCGCCCTCGACCCGACGGCCCCGCTCGTCGTCTCCGGTGACTTCAACTGCACGCCGGACCAGGCGCCGCACCGGATCCTGACCGGTGCCGGGCTGGTCGACGCCTGGGAGGCGGTCGGTGCAGCAGCGCAGGGCACGTACGGCGGATGGCGCGCGCCGGGTCCCGATTCGGACCGTATCGACTGGATCCTCACCCGCGGAGTCACCGTCCGCGGCGCGCAGATCGGCGATTTCCACGACGGCGACCGCTGGCCGTCGGACCATGTACCGGTACTGGTCGACCTGGACCTCCCGGACCCCGCCCCGGAGCGTTGACGTGCCACTACCCGCTCGCCGCCGGAACGGGTCCGACGCCGCCCGCCGGGCACGGCGCGGGCCGGCCACCCGCGCACCGATGGTCCTGTCCCGGATGCTGGCCGCGCTGGCGGCGGTGCTGCTCGCGACGCTGTTCGGCGCGGTGCCCGGCACCGCCGCGCACGCCGACCCGGACGTCCGGGCCGACGAGTGGCAGCTGCCGCAGCTGCACGCCGCCGACGCGTGGCGGCTGTCCACTGGCTCGGGGGTGACCGTCGCGGTGCTCGACTCCGGCGTCGACGGCGGCCACCCGGACCTGGCCGGCCGGGTCGAGCGCGGCATCGACCTGGTGGACGGCAGCACCGACGGGCGCAAGGATTTCGTCGGTCACGGCACCTCGGTGGCCGACCTGATCGCCGGCCGCAAGGACGGCGACGGCGTGGTCGGCCTCGCGTACGACGCGAAGATCCTGCCGGTGCGGGTGCTCGACGCGCAGAACCGGTACGGCGACGCCTCGACCGTCGCGTCCGGCGTGCGGTGGGCGGTCGATCACGGCGCCCGGGTGATCAACCTGTCGCTGGGCGGCGCGGCGTCGTCGGACGCGCTGCACTCGGCGCTGCGGTACGCGATGGGCCACGACGTGGTGGTCGTCGCGTGCGCCGGCAACACGGCGGACCACGCCGGCAAGGGCGTGTGGTACCCGGCGCGGGCGTCCGGCGTGATCGCGGTGTCCGGGCTGAACCCGGACGAGACGTTCTGGTCCGGCTCGGTGTCCGGCCCGCAGGTGGCGCTGTCCGCACCGGCCGACGGGCTGATCGGCGC from the Actinocatenispora thailandica genome contains:
- the mycP gene encoding type VII secretion-associated serine protease mycosin; the encoded protein is MVLSRMLAALAAVLLATLFGAVPGTAAHADPDVRADEWQLPQLHAADAWRLSTGSGVTVAVLDSGVDGGHPDLAGRVERGIDLVDGSTDGRKDFVGHGTSVADLIAGRKDGDGVVGLAYDAKILPVRVLDAQNRYGDASTVASGVRWAVDHGARVINLSLGGAASSDALHSALRYAMGHDVVVVACAGNTADHAGKGVWYPARASGVIAVSGLNPDETFWSGSVSGPQVALSAPADGLIGARPGGYWHVQGTSFAAPLVSATAALIRSKWPTMSAANVVNRLIATADDKGPHGRDDRYGFGMVDPEAALTASVGAVAANPLDTEAPSASSAGGAGAAPTATPSVSRSPRAAAPGNTQTAVLVGIGAVLMVAVAGFLALALARTRRDST
- a CDS encoding helix-turn-helix transcriptional regulator, whose amino-acid sequence is MRAARLISLLLLVQSRGRMTAPRLAAELGVSERTVYRDVRALSESGVPIYAEQGGRGGYALVDGYRTRLTGLTREEAEALFLSGAPAPAQALGLSDALSAARLKVLAALPAELSDVSSRVGARFFVDAPGWFQPVRATPELSAVADAVWADRLLAVRYRRRDKTVRRVLEPYGLVLKQSVWYLAARVDGALRIYRVDRFEEVTETGAGFVRDSEFDLAASWAQRSAEFERQMLAETAVIRLTPAGARGLRHAVGALAADEALATAEPGPDDTLTARLPIESVAIAHHELLRLGAEVEVLSPAPLRDRFAETARMLAKRYGLDAVASGSCA
- a CDS encoding endonuclease/exonuclease/phosphatase family protein, translating into MRLTGMTYNLKNPVDTDARAWPARRPLLAEQVRRAGADVIGTQEGHYQQLREIAADSGRYRIVGAGRESGGRGEWTAVLYDPAVLTPVDAQHFWLSDTPEQAGSRSPSWGNTVIRMASLVRFRRSDGGELHWLDTHLDHKSATARERGAALIAERLGALDPTAPLVVSGDFNCTPDQAPHRILTGAGLVDAWEAVGAAAQGTYGGWRAPGPDSDRIDWILTRGVTVRGAQIGDFHDGDRWPSDHVPVLVDLDLPDPAPER